A genomic region of Polyangiaceae bacterium contains the following coding sequences:
- a CDS encoding protein kinase has translation MSSPGSSMASQAAYERVGRVLRDKWHLDEVIGTGGFSAVYAATHRNGKRVAIKILHPELSAIETARSRFLREAYAVNAVEHPGMVSVVDDDVDEHGCVFLVMDLLEGETLEERRARAGGSLDFDDVLTMADEVLDVLAAAHEKGVIHRDLKPENVFLCKSGQIKLLDFGVAKLRETHHAKALTVNGIVIGTPAFMPPEQAKGQWDQVDERSDLWSMGATMFTLLTGQLVHGQLNPHQALVASVSKPAPSLDDVSPGAPKSLVAFMARALAFDRANRFQSAREMQRAVRAVLSELSSRASVPTGHLDDDPMAEAFRKSVPDDSSSVTVPRAGLVPKEAMQAAANDLRPSAPPERELQSLFDPQASHSGLKKVPRSERELQSLFDAQGSISTQKKVSPEELQRPAPVANDGPKDDEVKTLVRSSKPPASKDAKAKPAPPDEQKSRPKEKLPPAAQSKVPLWGWVALVLLSVFIVLMALLLVREMRRPKAELFHHSHTEFFISV, from the coding sequence ATGAGCAGTCCCGGCAGCAGCATGGCCTCGCAGGCCGCATACGAACGCGTAGGTCGTGTGCTGCGGGACAAGTGGCATCTCGATGAAGTGATTGGCACAGGTGGTTTCAGCGCCGTCTACGCAGCAACGCATCGCAACGGCAAGCGCGTTGCCATCAAAATTCTTCATCCCGAGCTGAGCGCGATCGAGACGGCACGAAGCCGGTTCTTGCGCGAAGCGTATGCCGTCAACGCCGTCGAGCATCCGGGCATGGTGTCCGTCGTCGATGACGACGTCGACGAGCACGGATGCGTCTTTCTCGTGATGGATCTGCTCGAAGGCGAAACGCTGGAAGAGCGGCGTGCGCGCGCCGGAGGCAGCCTCGACTTCGACGACGTGCTCACCATGGCCGACGAAGTGCTCGACGTGCTCGCGGCCGCGCACGAGAAAGGCGTCATTCATCGCGATCTGAAGCCCGAGAACGTGTTTCTCTGCAAGTCGGGACAGATCAAGTTGCTCGACTTCGGCGTGGCCAAGCTGCGCGAGACGCATCATGCCAAAGCGCTCACGGTCAACGGCATCGTGATCGGAACCCCCGCGTTCATGCCGCCTGAACAGGCCAAGGGACAGTGGGATCAGGTCGACGAACGATCCGACCTTTGGTCGATGGGCGCCACGATGTTCACCCTGCTGACGGGGCAGCTGGTGCACGGTCAGTTGAATCCGCACCAAGCGCTCGTCGCGAGCGTGTCGAAACCTGCTCCGTCGCTCGATGACGTCTCGCCTGGTGCGCCGAAGAGTCTCGTGGCGTTCATGGCTCGCGCGCTAGCGTTTGACCGGGCAAACCGTTTCCAAAGTGCCCGAGAAATGCAGCGTGCGGTACGCGCCGTGCTCAGCGAGCTGTCGAGCCGCGCGTCGGTGCCAACGGGTCACCTCGACGACGACCCAATGGCTGAAGCCTTTCGCAAGAGCGTGCCCGACGATTCGTCGTCGGTCACCGTGCCTCGCGCGGGACTCGTGCCCAAAGAAGCGATGCAAGCAGCGGCGAACGACTTGCGTCCCTCGGCGCCTCCCGAGCGCGAGCTTCAATCGTTATTCGATCCGCAAGCGTCCCATTCCGGATTGAAAAAGGTTCCGCGTAGCGAACGCGAGCTTCAGTCGCTGTTCGACGCTCAAGGGTCGATCTCGACGCAGAAGAAGGTTTCGCCGGAAGAACTTCAGCGACCAGCGCCAGTCGCAAACGATGGGCCCAAGGACGACGAAGTGAAGACGCTCGTTCGTTCCAGCAAGCCCCCTGCGTCGAAGGATGCCAAGGCCAAGCCGGCGCCGCCCGACGAGCAAAAATCGCGACCGAAAGAAAAATTGCCCCCCGCAGCTCAAAGCAAGGTTCCGCTGTGGGGTTGGGTGGCGCTCGTATTGCTTTCGGTTTTCATCGTTTTGATGGCATTGCTGCTCGTACGTGAAATGAGGCGCCCCAAAGCGGAGCTTTTTCATCATAGCCACACCGAATTCTTCATTTCCGTCTAA
- a CDS encoding DUF3634 family protein, with amino-acid sequence MIAGVDASRRLLEIRVESGRVVKLEGRAPGDLVHDVEDVLTRSRASGTIIVRLEGDRAAVRVQGQFDEGTTQRLRNVVGRFSTARLRAARRVKR; translated from the coding sequence GTGATTGCCGGCGTTGATGCATCACGGCGACTGCTCGAGATTCGGGTCGAATCGGGGCGAGTGGTGAAGCTCGAGGGGCGAGCTCCCGGGGATCTCGTGCATGATGTCGAGGATGTTCTGACGCGGTCGCGTGCGTCGGGCACGATCATCGTGCGGCTCGAAGGGGATCGAGCTGCGGTGCGTGTTCAAGGGCAGTTCGATGAAGGGACGACGCAGCGGCTGCGCAATGTGGTGGGACGATTTTCGACGGCGCGACTGCGGGCTGCCCGGCGCGTCAAGCGATGA
- a CDS encoding aldehyde dehydrogenase family protein translates to MVYVPPGKEGSKVTYKTRYANFIGGEWVAPVKGEYFENITPVTGRPFCEIPRSTAEDIEKALDAAHGAKAAWGKTSLTDRSNILNKIADRMEQNLEKLAVSETWDNGKPVRETLAADLPLAIDHFRYFAGCIRAQEGSIAQVDDTTVAYHFQEPLGVVGQIIPWNFPLLMAAWKLAPALAAGNCVVLKPAEQTPATILLFAELIGDLLPAGVLNVVNGFGFEAGKPLASNPRIAKIAFTGETTTGRLIMQYASENLIPVTLELGGKSPNIFFEDVMAADDDYFDKAMEGFAMFALNQGEVCTCPSRALVSDKIYGRFMERAIERTKKVKQGNPLDPTTMIGAQASNDQLEKIMSYIDIGKKEGAKLLLGGERVRLGGDLENGYYVAPTIFEGHNRLRIFQEEIFGPVVSVCSFKDESDALSIANDTLYGLGAGVWTRDGNRAYRMGRAIQAGRVWTNCYHLYPAHAAFGGYKQSGVGRETHKMMLSHYQQTKNLLVSYSPKALGFF, encoded by the coding sequence ATGGTGTACGTGCCGCCTGGTAAAGAGGGTTCCAAAGTCACCTACAAAACTCGCTACGCGAATTTCATCGGGGGGGAGTGGGTAGCGCCGGTCAAGGGGGAATATTTCGAAAACATCACGCCGGTGACGGGCCGTCCTTTCTGTGAGATTCCGCGTTCGACCGCCGAGGACATCGAAAAAGCGCTCGACGCAGCGCACGGTGCGAAAGCAGCTTGGGGGAAAACGTCGCTGACGGATCGCTCGAATATTTTGAACAAGATTGCGGATCGGATGGAGCAGAACCTGGAAAAGCTCGCCGTGTCCGAAACGTGGGACAACGGCAAGCCGGTGCGCGAAACGCTCGCCGCGGACTTGCCGCTCGCAATCGATCATTTCCGATATTTTGCGGGTTGCATCAGGGCGCAGGAAGGATCGATTGCGCAGGTCGACGACACGACGGTGGCTTATCATTTCCAGGAGCCGCTCGGCGTCGTCGGTCAAATCATTCCGTGGAACTTCCCGCTGCTCATGGCCGCATGGAAGCTCGCACCTGCGCTCGCGGCGGGCAACTGCGTCGTCCTCAAGCCGGCGGAACAGACGCCTGCAACGATTTTGCTTTTCGCCGAATTGATTGGGGACCTCTTGCCCGCAGGTGTCCTCAACGTCGTCAATGGTTTCGGGTTCGAGGCTGGCAAGCCGCTCGCATCGAATCCGCGCATTGCGAAGATTGCCTTCACGGGTGAAACAACGACGGGCCGGCTCATCATGCAATACGCATCGGAAAACCTCATTCCGGTGACGCTCGAGCTGGGTGGCAAATCGCCCAACATTTTCTTCGAAGACGTGATGGCGGCCGACGACGATTACTTCGACAAGGCGATGGAAGGCTTTGCGATGTTCGCCTTGAATCAGGGCGAAGTGTGCACGTGTCCTTCGCGTGCGCTCGTGAGCGACAAGATCTATGGGCGATTCATGGAACGCGCCATCGAACGCACGAAGAAGGTCAAGCAAGGCAATCCGCTCGATCCGACGACGATGATCGGGGCGCAGGCATCGAACGATCAGCTCGAAAAAATCATGTCGTACATCGACATTGGCAAGAAAGAAGGCGCGAAGCTGCTTTTGGGTGGCGAGCGCGTGCGGCTCGGCGGTGACCTCGAGAATGGGTACTACGTGGCTCCGACGATTTTCGAGGGGCACAACAGATTGCGCATTTTCCAGGAAGAGATCTTCGGGCCGGTCGTGAGCGTGTGTTCGTTCAAGGACGAGTCTGATGCGCTATCGATTGCCAATGACACGCTGTACGGCCTTGGCGCAGGCGTGTGGACGCGTGACGGCAATCGCGCATATCGCATGGGCCGCGCGATTCAAGCGGGTCGAGTGTGGACGAATTGTTACCACCTCTATCCGGCGCATGCGGCATTCGGTGGATACAAGCAATCGGGTGTGGGTCGCGAAACGCACAAGATGATGCTTTCGCATTACCAGCAAACGAAGAACCTGCTCGTCAGCTACAGCCCCAAGGCGCTCGGGTTCTTCTGA
- a CDS encoding DUF779 domain-containing protein has translation MDSHPPRVVATEAAAALIKRLVARHGPLMFHQSGGCCDGSSPMCYPRGEFKVGAQDVLLGEIEGCPVYIGAAQFELWKHTQLVIDAVPGRGGGFSVEAPEGMRFLTRSNVFGSDEMCALDAAGVKRGDQT, from the coding sequence ATGGACTCGCATCCGCCGCGTGTGGTCGCGACCGAGGCGGCAGCCGCATTGATCAAGCGGCTCGTCGCTCGGCACGGTCCGCTCATGTTTCACCAATCGGGGGGCTGCTGTGACGGCAGCTCGCCGATGTGTTACCCGCGCGGCGAATTCAAGGTCGGTGCACAGGACGTCTTGCTCGGTGAAATCGAGGGATGTCCTGTGTACATCGGCGCCGCGCAATTCGAGTTGTGGAAGCACACGCAGCTCGTGATCGACGCAGTCCCGGGGCGCGGAGGCGGTTTTTCCGTCGAGGCGCCCGAGGGAATGCGGTTTCTCACGCGGTCCAACGTATTCGGGAGCGACGAAATGTGCGCGCTCGATGCGGCAGGCGTCAAGCGTGGCGATCAAACCTAG
- a CDS encoding PAS domain S-box protein, translating into MRERDKPDGQAAQLPREIELARRSKLEAGTEVSADELRTLVELSSDLVAITGYDGYFKLLNMAWETTLGYSRDELRSKPFMDFVHPDDRDKTVYMVNRLLPGVPQFLFQNRYLCKDGTYRPILWRGFTSADSQRYYTVAREVSKEQEADERRNMLDVICEQSRDAIVVGSVDGTITEWTGAAERLFGYSRDEVVGESMTRFLSRDDGRATHLLDLPAPPADADRVRAFFLHRNGTRVPVLVAAAPVGNADMPVSGVIATISLAC; encoded by the coding sequence ATGCGAGAGCGCGACAAGCCCGACGGGCAAGCTGCACAACTGCCGCGCGAGATAGAGCTTGCGCGTCGCTCGAAGTTGGAGGCAGGAACCGAAGTAAGCGCGGACGAGCTGCGAACACTCGTCGAGCTATCATCGGACCTCGTCGCAATTACTGGTTATGACGGCTACTTTAAGCTTTTGAACATGGCGTGGGAGACTACGCTCGGTTACTCCCGCGACGAATTGCGCAGCAAACCGTTCATGGACTTCGTACATCCCGACGATCGGGACAAGACGGTTTACATGGTCAACCGGCTTTTGCCCGGCGTGCCGCAATTCTTGTTCCAAAATCGGTACCTCTGCAAAGATGGCACGTACCGCCCGATTCTCTGGCGTGGATTCACGTCGGCGGATTCGCAGCGCTATTACACCGTGGCGCGCGAAGTCAGCAAAGAGCAGGAAGCAGACGAACGAAGGAACATGCTCGATGTGATTTGCGAGCAATCGCGAGATGCGATTGTCGTGGGATCGGTCGATGGAACCATTACCGAATGGACGGGAGCCGCCGAGCGATTGTTTGGATACTCGCGGGACGAGGTCGTGGGTGAGTCGATGACGCGGTTTCTTTCGCGCGACGATGGAAGGGCCACGCATTTGCTCGATTTACCCGCGCCACCAGCGGACGCCGATCGCGTGCGCGCGTTTTTCCTTCATCGGAATGGTACTCGCGTCCCCGTGCTCGTGGCCGCCGCCCCCGTGGGCAATGCCGATATGCCCGTCTCCGGCGTCATTGCGACGATTTCGCTTGCGTGTTGA